The following proteins are co-located in the Perognathus longimembris pacificus isolate PPM17 chromosome 25, ASM2315922v1, whole genome shotgun sequence genome:
- the LOC125342097 gene encoding microfibril-associated glycoprotein 3-like: protein MSIYYMIVCLLAFTITLILNVTWLCMMSSHLRKTGKAINEFFRTEGAEKLQKAFEIAKRIPIITSAKTLELTKVTQFKTMEFACYIEELARSVPLPPLILNCRAFVEEMFEAVGVDDPDDMGERMKERPALDAQGGIYVINPEMGRSTSPGGDSDDGSLNEQGQEIAVQVSVHLQSETKSIGTDSQDSSHPDETGSAESSSNHRDRQTNTPSCEATCYQPQRLRKEPASQSNFSFSPKDDWDFPLK from the coding sequence ATGAGCATCTACTACATGATCGTTTGCCTCCTCGCCTTCACCATCACACTCATCCTGAACGTCACATGGCTGTGTATGATGAGCAGCCATCTCCGCAAGACCGGGAAGGCCATCAACGAGTTCTTCAGAACTGAAGGGGCCGAGAAACTCCAGAAGGCCTTTGAGATTGCCAAGCGCATCCCCATCATCACTTCCGCCAAGACTCTGGAGCTCACCAAAGTCACTCAGTTCAAGACCATGGAGTTTGCTTGCTATATCGAAGAGCTGGCCAGAAGCGTGCCCCTCCCGCCTCTGATTCTCAATTGCCGGGCATTTGTGGAGGAGATGTTTGAAGCCGTGGGAGTGGATGATCCTGATGACAtgggggaaagaatgaaggagagacCTGCCTTGGATGCCCAAGGGGGCATCTATGTGATCAACCCAGAGATGGGGCGGAGTACCTCCCCAGGAGGAGATTCGGATGATGGCTCTCTCAATGAACAAGGCCAAGAAATAGCAGTCCAGGTGTCCGTCCATCTCCAGTCAGAGACCAAAAGTATCGGCACAGATTCTCAAGACAGCAGCCACCCCGATGAAACAGGGTCTGCGGAATCCAGCTCGaaccacagagacagacagacgaacACTCCCAGCTGTGAGGCCACTTGCTACCAACCACAGCGGCTCAGGAAAGAACCTGCTTCTCaaagtaacttttctttttcaccaAAAGATGACTGGGATTTTCCCCTCAAATAG